From the Candidatus Krumholzibacteriota bacterium genome, one window contains:
- a CDS encoding cupin domain-containing protein, with protein sequence MYPYRVSFDELEWDSPMKGIRQKAVVRDGKRLRLVEYSRDMPPHWCEKGHYGMVLDGRFAIEFAGGEVEYGPGDGVFIPDGAGHRHRGRNLTDTVRVVFVEDE encoded by the coding sequence ATGTATCCGTACAGGGTGTCGTTCGACGAGCTCGAATGGGACAGTCCCATGAAGGGCATCAGGCAGAAGGCGGTCGTCCGGGACGGCAAGCGACTCCGTCTCGTCGAGTACTCGCGGGACATGCCGCCGCACTGGTGCGAGAAGGGGCACTACGGAATGGTCCTGGATGGTCGTTTCGCGATCGAGTTCGCGGGCGGCGAGGTCGAGTACGGTCCCGGTGACGGCGTGTTCATCCCGGACGGCGCCGGGCATCGCCACCGCGGCCGTAATCTCACCGATACGGTGCGGGTGGTGTTCGTGGAGGACGAGTAG